A single Tenacibaculum sp. Bg11-29 DNA region contains:
- the nadE gene encoding NAD(+) synthase, with amino-acid sequence MNTPKVSEHIVQWLKDYATNSGVKGFVVGISGGIDSAVTSTLCAKTGLPTLCIELPIHQAESQVNRANEHIKQLKQRFSNVSEAEVNLTTTFEDFKMVVPKIESSAKTALALANTRARLRMTTLYYFAGLHSLLVAGTGNKVEDFGVGFYTKYGDGGVDLSPIADLVKSEVFSLGEYLEVPKSIQKAQPTDGLFGDSRTDEEQIGASYDELEWAMKMQIAGKTNIDFSDRKLEVFKIYTRLNRINQHKMIPIPVCEVPSNLK; translated from the coding sequence ATGAATACACCCAAAGTTTCAGAACACATTGTACAATGGTTAAAAGACTATGCAACCAACTCAGGAGTTAAGGGGTTTGTAGTCGGTATTTCTGGTGGTATTGATAGTGCTGTAACCTCAACTTTATGTGCAAAAACCGGTTTACCTACTTTATGTATTGAACTACCTATTCATCAAGCAGAAAGCCAAGTAAATAGAGCAAATGAACATATTAAACAATTAAAACAGCGTTTTAGTAATGTTTCTGAAGCTGAAGTAAATTTAACAACCACCTTTGAAGATTTTAAAATGGTAGTTCCTAAAATTGAATCATCTGCAAAAACAGCTTTAGCTTTAGCTAATACTCGAGCTCGTTTACGTATGACAACGCTATATTATTTTGCAGGGTTACATAGTTTATTAGTTGCCGGAACAGGTAATAAAGTAGAAGATTTCGGTGTAGGTTTTTACACTAAATATGGTGATGGAGGAGTTGATTTAAGTCCAATAGCCGATTTGGTTAAATCTGAGGTTTTTTCTTTAGGCGAATACTTAGAAGTACCTAAATCTATTCAAAAAGCGCAGCCAACAGATGGTTTGTTTGGTGATAGCAGAACTGATGAAGAACAAATTGGAGCTTCTTATGATGAATTAGAATGGGCTATGAAAATGCAAATCGCAGGGAAAACAAATATTGATTTTTCTGATAGAAAATTAGAAGTATTTAAAATATACACACGCCTCAACCGAATTAATCAACATAAGATGATCCCTATTCCTGTTTGTGAAGTACCTAGTAACTTAAAGTAA
- the gldB gene encoding gliding motility lipoprotein GldB, translating to MRKFLTLCVLVLGLNSCKKEVAFNLEVDVSNIKVNTVIDRFDIDFYNTKPENLEKTKKKYLFLFPSQPDSVWVNKLKNKDEIELYEETQKVYNTLDDLRGELTSFFKHLKYYNPKFKSPRVITMLTNIDYDNRIVYADSLLLISLDAYLGKEHRFYNDYPAYIKQNNEKEHIIVDVAESIINAHFFPVKQRSFIDKMIYKGKKMYLLDAYLPKVSDKIKIGYTKIKFDWVEKNEESIWKYFIEKNMLYSTSKELDKRFLDVAPFSKFYMEQDNQSPGGLGEWVGWQIVRSYMQKNDVSLQQLLQTSEEEIFKNSKYKPKR from the coding sequence ATGAGAAAATTTTTAACACTTTGTGTTTTAGTTTTAGGGTTAAATTCTTGTAAAAAAGAGGTTGCTTTTAATTTAGAAGTTGATGTGTCTAATATTAAGGTTAACACGGTTATAGATCGTTTTGATATCGATTTTTATAATACGAAACCAGAAAACTTAGAAAAAACGAAAAAGAAATATCTATTTTTATTTCCATCTCAACCCGACAGTGTTTGGGTAAATAAACTTAAAAATAAAGATGAAATAGAATTGTATGAAGAAACACAAAAAGTATATAATACGCTAGATGATTTAAGGGGGGAATTAACTTCTTTTTTTAAGCATTTAAAGTATTATAACCCTAAATTTAAAAGCCCGAGAGTAATAACCATGCTAACAAATATTGATTATGATAATCGAATTGTATATGCAGATAGCTTGTTGTTGATTTCTTTAGATGCTTACCTAGGTAAAGAGCACAGATTTTATAATGATTATCCTGCTTATATAAAACAGAATAATGAGAAAGAACATATTATTGTAGATGTGGCAGAATCAATAATAAATGCGCATTTTTTCCCTGTGAAACAACGAAGTTTTATAGATAAAATGATTTATAAAGGTAAGAAAATGTATTTACTTGATGCATATTTACCTAAGGTATCTGACAAAATAAAAATTGGTTATACAAAGATTAAGTTTGATTGGGTAGAAAAAAATGAAGAATCAATTTGGAAATATTTTATTGAAAAAAACATGTTATATAGTACAAGTAAAGAGCTTGATAAACGTTTTTTAGATGTTGCTCCTTTTTCTAAGTTTTATATGGAGCAAGATAATCAATCACCAGGTGGTTTGGGTGAATGGGTTGGTTGGCAAATAGTACGTTCGTACATGCAAAAGAATGATGTATCTTTGCAGCAGTTATTACAAACAAGTGAAGAGGAAATCTTCAAAAACTCAAAATATAAACCAAAGAGATAA
- the gldC gene encoding gliding motility protein GldC — protein MAIEHTSKIIFKVGLDENKIPEKITWNAEDGGINGEASKAIMLSVWDHKKKDTLRMDLWTKDMPVDEMKQFYHQTLVSMAGSFEKATNDEKMSATMRDFCDYFAEKLELKK, from the coding sequence ATGGCGATAGAACATACTTCGAAAATAATATTTAAAGTAGGCTTAGACGAAAATAAAATACCTGAAAAAATTACATGGAATGCAGAAGATGGTGGAATTAACGGTGAGGCTTCTAAGGCTATAATGTTATCTGTTTGGGATCATAAGAAAAAAGACACTTTACGTATGGATTTGTGGACGAAAGATATGCCTGTAGATGAAATGAAACAGTTTTATCATCAAACATTAGTGTCTATGGCAGGGTCATTTGAGAAAGCTACTAATGATGAGAAAATGAGTGCTACCATGCGAGATTTTTGTGATTACTTTGCAGAGAAATTAGAATTGAAAAAATAA